Proteins co-encoded in one Quadrisphaera sp. RL12-1S genomic window:
- a CDS encoding YciI family protein: MAVFVVTYSYTADSARRDALRPTHREWLGTLPGLLVSGPTDADGAVLVFEGASASEVDATVDQDPFVTDGGIVAERRTVGWTVVGGSLKGAFPTS, translated from the coding sequence ATGGCCGTCTTCGTGGTGACGTACTCGTACACAGCCGACTCGGCACGGCGCGACGCGCTGCGCCCGACGCACCGGGAGTGGCTCGGCACGCTCCCGGGCCTGCTGGTCTCGGGCCCCACCGACGCCGACGGCGCGGTGCTCGTCTTCGAGGGCGCGTCCGCCTCGGAGGTCGACGCGACCGTCGACCAGGACCCGTTCGTCACCGACGGCGGCATCGTCGCCGAGCGGCGCACGGTCGGCTGGACCGTGGTGGGCGGCAGCCTCAAGGGCGCCTTCCCCACCTCCTGA
- a CDS encoding class I SAM-dependent methyltransferase produces the protein MSDHQHGHDHGHDHGHGHGGPPREMPPLPDSAEGLPAWWEELYSGDGTRWSGNANARLVEAVAALEARGVTAGRALDLGCGEGGDVIWLAERGWAVTGVDVAHAAVAKARGLAAARGVDVVLERHDLTRTFPEGEFELVNAQFLQAPVGWPRAEVLRRAAAAVAPGGHLLVVDHAEPPPWSQLDREAVGWPTPQQVLADLALDAGGGHGWEVVRAEVAGRPAAGPGDQHGHLEDSVVLVHRLP, from the coding sequence ATGAGCGACCACCAGCACGGGCACGACCACGGGCACGACCACGGCCACGGGCACGGGGGGCCGCCGCGCGAGATGCCGCCGCTGCCGGACTCGGCCGAAGGCCTGCCGGCGTGGTGGGAGGAGCTGTACAGCGGCGACGGCACCCGGTGGAGCGGCAACGCCAACGCCCGGCTCGTCGAGGCCGTGGCGGCCCTGGAGGCGCGCGGTGTGACGGCGGGGCGCGCGCTCGACCTGGGCTGCGGCGAGGGCGGCGACGTCATCTGGCTCGCGGAGCGCGGGTGGGCGGTGACGGGGGTGGACGTCGCTCACGCCGCCGTGGCGAAGGCGCGCGGCCTGGCGGCTGCGCGGGGCGTCGACGTCGTCCTCGAGCGGCACGACCTGACGCGGACGTTCCCCGAGGGCGAGTTCGAGCTGGTCAACGCCCAGTTCCTCCAGGCGCCGGTGGGCTGGCCGCGGGCGGAGGTTTTGCGGCGCGCGGCCGCCGCGGTGGCCCCCGGCGGGCACCTGCTGGTGGTGGACCACGCCGAGCCGCCGCCGTGGTCGCAGCTGGACCGCGAGGCGGTCGGCTGGCCCACGCCGCAGCAGGTGCTGGCCGACCTGGCCCTCGACGCCGGCGGGGGCCACGGGTGGGAGGTGGTGCGCGCGGAGGTCGCCGGACGCCCGGCCGCCGGGCCCGGCGACCAGCACGGGCACCTCGAGGACAGCGTGGTCCTCGTCCACCGCCTCCCCTGA
- a CDS encoding FAD-dependent oxidoreductase — translation MTSAPLPQQLDEQYDAVVVGGGAAGLAGAVALARMRRSVLVVDAGQPRNAPADGVHNLLGREGTPPLELVAAGRAELAGYGGTVVDGRVTSLQRSSGDGEPLRFAVVLEDGRATTARRLLLAHSGTDVLPDLPGLRELWGSRVLHCPFCHGWEVRGRSVAVLSTGAMTAHAATLWRQVSDRVLVLSHTGPEVEESQRQQLQAVGVEFVAGEVVALEPVDDDDVDHGGGVRVRLASGRALEVGAVVAASQVRVDASLTAALGVEVADVELMGVVAATSAVVADPTGLTSVPGVWAAGNASAPMATVPAVTAAGMQAGAAMTMDLAREDVAGALLLQGAAR, via the coding sequence ATGACCTCAGCACCGCTGCCGCAGCAGCTGGACGAGCAGTACGACGCCGTGGTGGTCGGCGGTGGTGCCGCCGGACTGGCGGGCGCCGTGGCGCTGGCGCGCATGCGGCGCTCGGTGCTGGTGGTCGACGCCGGCCAGCCGCGCAACGCCCCCGCCGACGGCGTCCACAACCTGCTCGGACGGGAGGGGACGCCACCGCTCGAGCTCGTCGCCGCGGGCCGTGCGGAGCTGGCGGGGTACGGCGGCACCGTGGTCGACGGCCGCGTCACGTCGCTGCAGCGCAGCAGCGGGGACGGGGAGCCGCTGCGCTTCGCCGTCGTCCTCGAGGACGGGAGGGCGACGACGGCGCGCCGCCTGCTCCTGGCCCACAGCGGCACCGACGTCCTCCCGGACCTGCCGGGACTGCGCGAGCTGTGGGGCAGCCGCGTGCTGCACTGCCCGTTCTGCCACGGGTGGGAGGTGCGCGGCCGGTCGGTGGCGGTGCTGTCGACGGGCGCGATGACCGCCCACGCCGCGACGCTGTGGCGCCAGGTCAGCGACCGCGTGCTGGTGCTGTCGCACACCGGTCCGGAGGTCGAGGAGTCGCAGCGGCAGCAGCTGCAGGCGGTGGGGGTGGAGTTCGTGGCCGGCGAGGTGGTGGCCCTGGAGCCGGTCGACGACGACGACGTCGACCACGGCGGCGGCGTGCGCGTGCGGCTGGCCTCCGGCCGCGCGCTGGAGGTCGGCGCGGTGGTGGCGGCCTCGCAGGTGCGGGTCGACGCGTCGCTGACCGCGGCGCTGGGCGTGGAGGTCGCGGACGTGGAGCTCATGGGGGTGGTCGCGGCCACGAGCGCCGTGGTGGCGGACCCGACCGGGCTGACGAGCGTCCCGGGGGTGTGGGCGGCGGGCAACGCCTCCGCCCCGATGGCGACGGTGCCCGCGGTGACGGCGGCGGGGATGCAGGCCGGCGCGGCGATGACGATGGACCTGGCCCGCGAGGACGTCGCGGGCGCCCTCCTCCTGCAGGGAGCAGCACGATGA
- a CDS encoding helix-turn-helix domain-containing protein gives MVDRATDGSGDDLDGVLDAVGPRLKALRQQRGATLAQLSEATGISVSTLSRLESGQRRPTLELLLPLAKAHAVALDELVGAPATGDPRVHLRPQRAHGRTVVPLTRQPGGLQAWKIVMAPEPDRTPEGDGLKVHEGWEWFYVLAGKVRLVLGEHDLVLREGEVAEFDTRTPHWFHNPGPGPAELLSLFGPQGERMHVRARTRRD, from the coding sequence GTGGTGGACAGGGCGACCGACGGTTCCGGCGACGACCTCGACGGCGTCCTGGACGCCGTCGGTCCGCGGCTCAAGGCGCTGCGCCAGCAGCGCGGCGCCACGCTCGCGCAGCTGTCCGAGGCCACGGGAATCTCGGTGAGCACGCTCAGCCGGCTCGAGTCCGGGCAGCGCCGCCCCACCCTGGAGCTGCTGCTCCCGCTGGCGAAGGCGCACGCCGTGGCCCTGGACGAGCTGGTCGGTGCGCCCGCCACGGGTGACCCCCGCGTGCACCTGCGCCCGCAGCGCGCGCACGGGCGCACGGTGGTTCCGCTGACGCGGCAGCCGGGCGGGCTGCAGGCCTGGAAGATCGTCATGGCGCCCGAGCCGGACCGGACGCCCGAGGGGGACGGGCTCAAGGTCCACGAGGGCTGGGAGTGGTTCTACGTGCTGGCCGGGAAGGTCCGCCTGGTGCTGGGCGAGCACGACCTCGTGCTCCGCGAGGGCGAGGTCGCCGAGTTCGACACCCGCACGCCGCACTGGTTCCACAACCCCGGGCCCGGACCGGCGGAGCTGCTCAGCCTGTTCGGGCCCCAGGGGGAGCGGATGCACGTGCGGGCCCGCACCCGCCGCGACTGA
- a CDS encoding DUF3626 domain-containing protein, producing the protein MQASQRAVSHVAARVDAAGGGPPLPAGAVVVVHLHPDRVVSASGLPALAAVAADGRYRSQFETGTSAGGLTARPGGDRWRWESELFGGAYDAAPARLRPVYGALALPGGDPRGPAPRFGSCQLRLRPEVLQRVTLAFPDSALGPEALGTAAAAPALTAAAAARAAGRFDALDDYVEAHVHGQLLLARDVEAVVLDPCFRGTAVHSAAEEVRTTTGAALVWGAGCAVSAAELAARAECAAYRGREVVRVAREVAAAVTADGVLDTAAVGRAAALGRWDAQHLKQVWHCVARFGVPGGAEASRASRRRG; encoded by the coding sequence GTGCAGGCGTCGCAGCGGGCGGTCTCGCACGTCGCCGCGCGCGTGGACGCCGCCGGAGGCGGGCCGCCGCTGCCCGCGGGCGCCGTCGTCGTCGTCCACCTCCACCCCGACCGGGTGGTCTCGGCCAGCGGCCTGCCGGCGCTCGCCGCCGTCGCCGCTGACGGCCGGTACCGCTCGCAGTTCGAGACCGGGACCAGCGCCGGCGGACTCACCGCCCGTCCCGGGGGTGACCGCTGGCGGTGGGAGTCGGAGCTGTTCGGTGGCGCCTACGACGCCGCGCCCGCGCGCCTGCGGCCCGTCTACGGCGCCCTGGCCCTGCCGGGCGGGGACCCGCGCGGTCCGGCTCCGCGGTTCGGCTCCTGCCAGCTGCGGCTGCGACCGGAGGTGCTGCAGCGGGTGACGCTGGCCTTCCCGGACAGCGCTCTCGGCCCGGAGGCGCTGGGGACGGCGGCCGCTGCTCCCGCGCTGACCGCCGCGGCTGCGGCGCGGGCAGCGGGGAGGTTCGACGCCCTCGACGACTACGTGGAGGCGCACGTGCACGGGCAGCTGCTGCTCGCCCGCGACGTCGAGGCGGTGGTGCTCGACCCCTGCTTCCGCGGCACAGCCGTGCACTCCGCTGCCGAGGAGGTCAGGACGACGACGGGCGCCGCGCTGGTGTGGGGCGCCGGCTGCGCCGTGAGTGCGGCCGAGCTGGCGGCGCGGGCCGAGTGCGCGGCGTACCGGGGCCGCGAGGTGGTGCGCGTGGCGCGGGAGGTCGCGGCGGCGGTGACGGCGGACGGCGTGCTCGACACGGCCGCGGTCGGGCGGGCGGCGGCCCTGGGCCGCTGGGACGCGCAGCACCTCAAGCAGGTGTGGCACTGCGTGGCCCGGTTCGGCGTCCCCGGCGGCGCGGAGGCGTCACGGGCGTCCCGCCGCCGGGGGTGA
- a CDS encoding DUF2127 domain-containing protein, with amino-acid sequence MTSVQQKRRWLPRVRWDLLDCALQGHHTVGHDVARVRPEDALVLREDSDGFRWHRCLRCDSWLPAAAPSAAEATREELPPRQQIELPLRGRVLRDKYVLRLIALDRVVHVLGLGVLAAAVLVFSGKRATLDRWWTWGLDFVQQHGVVIDTAHGFLAKVSGWFSAPSSHLLVIGLGLVAYAALEATEAVGLWLAKRWAEYLTFVATSLLMIPEVADLASGVSATGLVLFGLNLAVVVYLLLAKRLFGLRGGGKAEAAEREADAGWSALERTAPPSATQPV; translated from the coding sequence GTGACCTCCGTGCAGCAGAAGCGGCGCTGGCTCCCGCGGGTGCGGTGGGACCTCCTCGACTGCGCGCTGCAGGGCCACCACACCGTCGGCCACGACGTCGCCCGGGTCCGCCCCGAGGACGCGCTGGTGCTCCGGGAGGACTCCGACGGCTTCCGCTGGCACCGCTGCCTGCGCTGCGACTCCTGGCTCCCGGCCGCCGCGCCCTCCGCCGCCGAGGCGACCAGGGAGGAGCTGCCGCCGCGCCAGCAGATCGAGCTGCCGCTGCGCGGCCGCGTCCTGCGCGACAAGTACGTCCTGCGGCTCATCGCCCTCGACCGCGTGGTGCACGTGCTGGGCCTGGGCGTCCTGGCCGCGGCCGTGCTCGTCTTCTCCGGCAAGCGCGCCACCCTCGACCGGTGGTGGACGTGGGGCCTGGACTTCGTGCAGCAGCACGGCGTGGTCATCGACACCGCGCACGGGTTCCTGGCCAAGGTCTCCGGCTGGTTCTCGGCGCCGTCGAGCCACCTGCTGGTCATCGGGCTCGGGCTGGTCGCCTACGCCGCGCTGGAGGCCACCGAGGCGGTGGGCCTGTGGCTGGCCAAGCGGTGGGCGGAGTACCTGACCTTCGTGGCCACGAGCCTGCTCATGATCCCCGAGGTCGCCGACCTGGCCAGCGGCGTCAGCGCGACGGGGCTCGTGCTCTTCGGCCTCAACCTCGCCGTGGTCGTCTACCTCCTCCTCGCCAAGCGCCTCTTCGGGCTGCGCGGCGGGGGGAAGGCCGAGGCGGCGGAGCGCGAGGCGGACGCCGGCTGGTCGGCCCTGGAGCGCACCGCGCCCCCGTCCGCCACCCAGCCGGTCTGA
- a CDS encoding histidinol-phosphate transaminase yields the protein MSPSTPGPAGAPARGLVSDTPLDDLPLREDLRGHAPYGAPQLEVAVRLNTNENSHDVPAEVVEAVVAAIAEQVPHLNRYPDREADALRDALAAFLRAQPASHGVPLTRGNVWAANGSNEVLQQLLQAFGGPGRTAVGFTPSYSMHPIITQTSGTAWVDGKRGDGFSLDPFDVAQQVGAVGEHGADVVFLTSPNNPTGTALPLDVVEAAYEATSGIVIVDEAYAEFARPLGAGGTPSAITLLPGRPRLVVTRTMSKAFAFAGTRVGYLAADPAVVDALRLVRLPYHLSSLTQAAATAALAHADALLATVEDTKAQRDRLVAAMPTLGLVALPSDANFVLVGGFEDAPATWKALLAHGVLVRDVGIPGHLRITAGTAAETDAVLAALAAVVVEEERAAHPEDQQDDDEEQA from the coding sequence GTGAGCCCCAGCACCCCCGGCCCGGCCGGCGCCCCCGCGCGCGGCCTGGTCTCGGACACCCCCCTGGACGACCTCCCGCTGCGCGAGGACCTGCGCGGCCACGCGCCCTACGGCGCGCCGCAGCTCGAGGTCGCCGTGCGGCTCAACACCAACGAGAACAGCCACGACGTCCCCGCCGAGGTCGTCGAGGCCGTGGTCGCCGCGATCGCCGAGCAGGTCCCGCACCTCAACCGCTACCCCGACCGCGAGGCCGACGCCCTGCGCGACGCGCTCGCGGCGTTCCTGCGCGCCCAGCCCGCCTCGCACGGCGTGCCGCTGACCCGCGGGAACGTGTGGGCCGCGAACGGGTCCAACGAGGTGCTGCAGCAGCTGCTGCAGGCGTTCGGCGGTCCCGGGCGCACCGCGGTCGGCTTCACGCCGTCCTACTCGATGCACCCGATCATCACGCAGACCTCCGGCACCGCCTGGGTGGACGGCAAGCGCGGTGACGGGTTCTCCCTCGACCCGTTCGACGTGGCGCAGCAGGTCGGCGCGGTGGGGGAGCACGGCGCCGACGTCGTGTTCCTCACCAGCCCGAACAACCCGACCGGCACGGCGCTCCCGCTCGACGTGGTCGAGGCCGCGTACGAGGCGACCAGCGGCATCGTCATCGTCGACGAGGCGTACGCCGAGTTCGCCCGCCCGCTGGGCGCCGGCGGCACCCCCAGCGCCATCACGCTGCTGCCCGGCCGCCCGCGCCTGGTGGTGACGCGCACCATGAGCAAGGCGTTCGCCTTCGCCGGCACGCGCGTCGGCTACCTCGCCGCCGACCCCGCCGTGGTCGACGCGCTGCGCCTGGTGCGCCTGCCCTACCACCTGTCCTCCCTCACGCAGGCCGCGGCGACCGCCGCGCTGGCCCACGCCGACGCGCTGCTGGCGACGGTCGAGGACACCAAGGCCCAGCGCGACCGGCTGGTGGCGGCGATGCCCACCCTCGGGCTGGTCGCCCTGCCCAGCGACGCCAACTTCGTGCTGGTGGGCGGCTTCGAGGACGCCCCCGCCACCTGGAAGGCGCTGCTGGCGCACGGCGTGCTGGTGCGCGACGTCGGCATCCCCGGCCACCTGCGCATCACCGCGGGCACCGCCGCCGAGACCGACGCGGTGCTCGCCGCGCTGGCCGCGGTGGTCGTGGAGGAGGAGCGCGCGGCGCACCCCGAGGACCAGCAGGACGACGACGAGGAGCAGGCATGA
- the hisB gene encoding imidazoleglycerol-phosphate dehydratase HisB produces MSGQRTARIERATSESSISLELDLDGTGRTEISTGVAFYDHMLTALGKHSLIDLRVRATGDTHIDAHHVVEDTAIVLGQALRQALGDKRGIARFGDALVPLDEALAQAVVDVSGRPFVVHTGEPDGYEHVLIGGGGGGVPYAGSLTRHVFESIALHAHVCLHVRLLAGRDPHHVAEAQYKALARALRAAVALDPRVDGVPSTKGAL; encoded by the coding sequence ATGAGCGGGCAGCGCACGGCGCGCATCGAGCGGGCCACCAGCGAGTCGAGCATCTCCCTGGAGCTCGACCTCGACGGCACGGGCCGCACCGAGATCAGCACGGGCGTGGCGTTCTACGACCACATGCTCACCGCGCTCGGCAAGCACTCCCTCATCGACCTGCGCGTGCGGGCCACCGGTGACACCCACATCGACGCCCACCACGTGGTGGAGGACACCGCCATCGTCCTCGGGCAGGCGCTGCGCCAGGCCCTGGGCGACAAGCGCGGCATCGCGAGGTTCGGCGACGCGCTGGTGCCGCTCGACGAGGCGCTCGCGCAGGCCGTGGTCGACGTGTCCGGGCGCCCGTTCGTCGTCCACACCGGTGAGCCCGACGGCTACGAGCACGTGCTCATCGGCGGCGGGGGCGGCGGCGTGCCCTACGCCGGCAGCCTGACGCGGCACGTCTTCGAGTCCATCGCGCTGCACGCCCACGTGTGCCTGCACGTGCGGCTGCTCGCCGGCCGCGACCCCCACCACGTCGCCGAGGCGCAGTACAAGGCGCTGGCCCGTGCGCTGCGCGCGGCGGTGGCGCTCGACCCGCGCGTCGACGGCGTCCCGTCCACCAAGGGCGCGCTGTGA
- a CDS encoding LysR family transcriptional regulator: MNRRQLALFVAVLDHGSLGAAAAATGLAQPSVAQALDALEAQLGAVLVHRSSTGTTPTAAGRALEPHARQLLRGSGDAAEAVRAAVQEHAPRTGGVLDVAVEAVLAADAASELLGALSASHPGVRVQVHVAEHDDRVLEALLEGRAEVAVASLPLGRTTPSRAAPRLVVLPLGTQEVLVGLPPGSDDAPDPLPLAALDGRDVIGVTDHSRRERLVSRALEAAGARPRVAVETAHRESVAALVLAGAGAGFLSGELAQRAAGEGVVLRRTEPAVTAGHALVHLHRELSPAAQALVEVARGCSP, translated from the coding sequence GTGAACCGGCGCCAGCTCGCCCTCTTCGTGGCCGTCCTCGACCACGGCAGCCTCGGAGCCGCGGCCGCGGCCACCGGCCTGGCCCAGCCGTCGGTCGCGCAGGCCCTGGACGCCCTGGAGGCGCAGCTCGGCGCCGTCCTGGTGCACCGCTCGAGCACCGGCACCACCCCCACCGCCGCGGGCCGGGCGCTCGAGCCCCACGCCCGCCAGCTGCTCCGCGGCTCCGGTGACGCCGCCGAGGCGGTGCGCGCCGCCGTGCAGGAGCACGCGCCGCGCACCGGCGGCGTCCTCGACGTCGCTGTCGAGGCGGTCCTCGCGGCCGACGCCGCCAGCGAGCTGCTCGGCGCCCTCAGCGCGAGCCACCCCGGCGTGCGCGTGCAGGTGCACGTCGCCGAGCACGACGACCGGGTCCTCGAGGCGCTGCTGGAGGGCCGGGCGGAGGTGGCCGTCGCCTCGCTGCCGCTGGGGCGCACCACCCCGAGCCGGGCCGCACCCCGGCTGGTGGTGCTGCCGCTCGGCACGCAGGAGGTGCTGGTGGGTCTGCCGCCCGGCAGCGACGACGCGCCCGACCCGCTGCCCCTGGCGGCGCTGGACGGCCGCGACGTCATCGGGGTGACCGACCACAGCCGCCGGGAGCGGCTGGTGTCGCGGGCGCTGGAGGCCGCCGGGGCCCGCCCGCGGGTAGCCGTGGAGACCGCCCACCGCGAGTCGGTGGCCGCGCTGGTGCTCGCCGGCGCGGGGGCGGGCTTCCTCAGCGGGGAGCTCGCGCAGCGGGCGGCCGGCGAGGGCGTGGTGCTGCGCCGGACCGAGCCGGCGGTGACCGCCGGCCACGCGCTGGTGCACCTGCACCGGGAGCTGTCTCCCGCCGCGCAGGCGCTGGTCGAGGTCGCGCGGGGCTGCTCCCCGTGA
- a CDS encoding LysR family transcriptional regulator, with protein MSAPLLSDERQARVLLAVVDQGSITGAAALLGMAQPSLSQAVRAMEAAAGCALFERTPRGTAPTAAGRSLVEPAQRLLRDLDAARRAVSDVVALRSGTLDVVAHAAVASHPLAGAVGLFRAAHPGVLVRVRDARDDAQLVADLVRGRAEVAVVQLPLPCDLPAEALGEQEVWAVLPPGSGGAGEPLARADVARLPLVALQNGASARAALRAELAETGLPRASVVTPQPATVLPLVLAGAGAALVDRRHAQRAAALGGVVRPLDPPLLLPFGAVRAPGAVSSAAEALVAALREVCGRSGRP; from the coding sequence GTGAGCGCCCCGCTGCTGTCGGACGAGCGCCAGGCCCGGGTGCTGCTCGCCGTGGTGGACCAGGGGTCCATCACGGGCGCGGCCGCGCTGCTGGGGATGGCGCAGCCGTCCCTGTCCCAGGCGGTGCGCGCGATGGAGGCGGCCGCCGGGTGCGCGCTGTTCGAGCGGACGCCCCGCGGCACCGCGCCCACGGCCGCGGGCCGGTCCCTCGTCGAGCCCGCCCAGCGGCTGCTGCGGGACCTGGACGCCGCGCGGCGGGCCGTCTCCGACGTCGTGGCCCTGCGCTCGGGGACGCTCGACGTCGTGGCCCACGCCGCGGTGGCCTCCCACCCCCTGGCGGGGGCGGTGGGGCTCTTCCGCGCCGCCCACCCCGGTGTGCTCGTCCGGGTGCGGGACGCCCGCGACGACGCGCAGCTGGTGGCCGACCTCGTCCGGGGGCGCGCGGAGGTGGCGGTGGTGCAGCTGCCGCTGCCGTGCGACCTGCCCGCGGAGGCGCTGGGGGAGCAGGAGGTGTGGGCCGTGCTGCCGCCCGGGTCCGGGGGAGCGGGCGAGCCGCTGGCGCGGGCGGACGTGGCGCGGCTACCGCTGGTGGCGCTGCAGAACGGGGCCTCGGCGCGGGCGGCGCTGCGCGCCGAGCTGGCCGAGACCGGCCTGCCCCGCGCGTCGGTGGTCACCCCGCAGCCGGCCACCGTGCTGCCCCTGGTGCTGGCGGGGGCGGGGGCCGCGCTCGTGGACCGGCGCCACGCGCAGCGGGCCGCGGCGCTCGGCGGCGTCGTGCGTCCGCTCGACCCCCCGCTGCTCCTGCCGTTCGGCGCCGTGCGGGCCCCCGGGGCGGTCTCCTCGGCCGCAGAGGCCCTCGTGGCGGCGCTGCGCGAGGTCTGCGGCCGCTCCGGTCGCCCCTAG
- a CDS encoding crotonase/enoyl-CoA hydratase family protein, whose product MSALQDGPPVRTEVHGAVLVVVLDRPQARNAVDLATALSVDAALTRLEDDDALRVGVLTGAGGVFSAGMDLKARARGESPVLPSTGFAGLTRRRRSKPLVAAVEGWALGGGTELVLACDLVVASREARFGLPEVTRGIVAPQGGLVRLPRRIPRAVAAELLLTGATLGAERAEQLGLVSRLTEPGGALAAALELAERVVAAAPLAVAAVQRVLDETADLSEPEAFARQDALVAHVLRSDDAAEGARAFAERRAPRWQGR is encoded by the coding sequence ATGAGCGCGCTGCAGGACGGCCCTCCGGTGCGCACGGAGGTGCACGGCGCCGTCCTCGTCGTCGTCCTGGACCGCCCGCAGGCCCGCAACGCGGTCGACCTGGCCACGGCCCTGTCCGTGGACGCGGCCCTGACCCGGCTGGAGGACGACGACGCGCTGCGCGTGGGGGTCCTCACCGGAGCGGGCGGCGTCTTCAGCGCCGGGATGGACCTCAAGGCGCGCGCCCGCGGTGAGTCCCCCGTGCTGCCCTCGACCGGCTTCGCCGGCCTCACCCGCCGGCGCCGCAGCAAGCCGCTGGTGGCCGCCGTGGAGGGGTGGGCGCTGGGCGGCGGCACGGAGCTGGTGCTCGCCTGCGACCTCGTGGTCGCCTCCCGCGAGGCGCGGTTCGGCCTGCCGGAGGTGACCCGCGGCATCGTGGCGCCCCAGGGCGGCCTGGTGCGCCTGCCCCGCAGGATCCCCCGGGCCGTGGCCGCGGAGCTGCTGCTCACGGGCGCGACGCTCGGCGCGGAGCGCGCCGAGCAGCTGGGCCTGGTCAGCCGCCTCACCGAGCCGGGCGGGGCGCTGGCCGCCGCGCTGGAGCTGGCCGAGCGGGTGGTCGCCGCGGCGCCGCTCGCCGTGGCGGCGGTCCAGCGGGTGCTCGACGAGACCGCCGACCTGTCCGAGCCCGAGGCCTTCGCGCGGCAGGACGCGCTGGTGGCGCACGTGCTCCGCTCCGACGACGCCGCCGAGGGGGCGCGCGCGTTCGCCGAGCGCCGGGCGCCCCGCTGGCAGGGCCGCTGA
- a CDS encoding CaiB/BaiF CoA transferase family protein, translated as MTTAPLDLTQKSDDDEREPLLAGVRVIDLASVIMAPYACQVLGDLGADVIKVEPPTGDVVRRLQRRDPSDPDSTGAIALNLNRNKRSVRLDLKSDEGRAALLDLVATADVLVTNMRPGALARLHLTHEDLAEVNPRLVYCNAQGFRSDSTAADSAAYDEVVQAASGMVDLMRRTTGEPSYAPTAMADKICGLTIVYSVLAALLSRQRTGRGQRVEVPMADTMFAFTLVEHLGGRAFEPQTGPVGFPRSLEPGHAALPTADGFAAILPYSWKNCVDFFELVGHPEEMDAFEPQTLQHHLGDLYAAVARYSRRHTTAQWRRLCSERSIPFAPVMDLDHAGEHDYWADGHMLDVVEHPTEGPYRLIGSPVRFSGATTGVRRHSPALGQHTDEVLAELGWTPDRLAALHAREGAVPGSGR; from the coding sequence GTGACCACCGCCCCCCTCGACCTCACCCAGAAGAGCGACGACGACGAGCGCGAGCCCCTGCTGGCCGGCGTGCGCGTCATCGACCTCGCCAGCGTGATCATGGCTCCCTACGCGTGCCAGGTGCTGGGAGACCTCGGCGCCGACGTCATCAAGGTGGAGCCGCCCACCGGTGACGTCGTGCGCCGCCTGCAACGGCGCGATCCCTCGGACCCCGACAGCACCGGCGCCATCGCGCTCAACCTCAACCGCAACAAGCGCAGCGTCCGGCTGGACCTCAAGAGCGACGAGGGCCGCGCCGCCCTGCTCGACCTCGTGGCCACCGCCGACGTGCTGGTGACCAACATGCGGCCCGGGGCGCTGGCGCGGCTGCACCTCACCCACGAGGACCTCGCCGAGGTCAACCCGCGGCTCGTCTACTGCAACGCGCAGGGCTTCCGCTCCGACTCGACCGCCGCTGACTCGGCCGCCTACGACGAGGTGGTGCAGGCCGCCTCGGGGATGGTCGACCTCATGCGCCGCACCACGGGCGAGCCGTCGTACGCGCCCACGGCCATGGCCGACAAGATCTGCGGCCTGACGATCGTGTACTCGGTGCTGGCGGCGCTGCTGTCGCGCCAGCGCACGGGGCGCGGGCAGCGCGTGGAGGTGCCGATGGCGGACACGATGTTCGCCTTCACCCTGGTGGAGCACCTGGGCGGGCGGGCGTTCGAACCGCAGACCGGGCCGGTGGGCTTCCCCCGCTCGCTGGAGCCGGGCCACGCGGCGCTGCCGACCGCTGACGGCTTCGCCGCGATCCTCCCGTACAGCTGGAAGAACTGCGTCGACTTCTTCGAGCTGGTCGGGCACCCGGAGGAGATGGACGCCTTCGAGCCGCAAACGCTGCAGCACCACCTCGGCGACCTCTACGCGGCGGTGGCCCGCTACTCGCGGCGGCACACGACCGCGCAGTGGCGCCGGCTGTGCTCCGAGCGGAGCATCCCGTTCGCCCCGGTGATGGACCTCGACCACGCCGGCGAGCACGACTACTGGGCCGACGGCCACATGCTCGACGTGGTCGAGCACCCCACCGAGGGCCCGTACCGCCTCATCGGCTCTCCGGTCCGCTTCTCCGGCGCCACCACCGGCGTGCGCCGCCACTCCCCCGCCCTCGGGCAGCACACCGACGAGGTCCTCGCCGAGCTCGGCTGGACCCCGGACCGCCTCGCCGCCCTGCACGCCCGGGAGGGCGCGGTGCCGGGGAGCGGTCGATGA